The genomic window ACATACACTCTCTCCTGAATACCAAGGTAACCCTTTTTATCTTTTTGAAAATTGTGGTGCTTTTCTGGCTTTTTTAAGTCCGTATTTCTTCCTCTCTTTCATTCTCGGATCTCTTGTCAATAATTTGTATTTTTTCAATACAGGCCTCAACGTTTCATCTGCCATCAATAAGGATCTTGCGATGCCCAGCCTTATTGCGTCAGCCTGACCTGTAAGACCACCGCCAACAACCTTTGCACTTACATCAAATTTATCGGCCAGATTTGTCACTACTAACGGCTGCCTTACGATATACCTCTGTGTATAGGTGGTGAAATATTCGTCTACAGGCCTGTCATTTACTATTATATTACCTGTCCCAGGGTACAACCTTACCCTTGCTACAGATTTTTTTCTTCTACCCACACCGTAATAAGTAAGAGCCAATATTTTTCCTCCTTCCATTAAATATCCAATGCTTCAGGCTTTTGTGCTTGGTGATTGTGCTCTGGCCCTCTGTATATTTTCAGCCTTTTAATCATCTTTCTTGCCAGCCTATTTTTTGGCAGCATCCTTTTAACCGCCAGATACAATGCTTTTTCTGGATTTTTCTCCATCAATACTTCATAGCTGGTCTTTTTCAGTCCTCCGGGATAACCCGTATGTCGAATATACATCTTATCTTTTAGCTTATTGCCTGTCAATACTATTTTGTCAGCATTGACAACCACCACAAAATCTCCTGTATCTACATGTGGAGTATACACAGGCTTATGCTTACCCATAAGTATAACAGCAATCTTACTGGCTAATCTTCCAAGGACTTTATCCTTAGCATCTACTAGATACCACTTTTTCTCTATCTCATTTGGTTTTGCCAGATATGTTTTCAACTTCTTTACCTCCTCAAAAAGCATAGAATGAAAAACCGGGGCTTAAATTACACTATGTTTTAGTATAATATATTATTATACACATGTCAATAAAAAACCTTATAAAGATACAAGCCCTGTGGAGGAACCGTAGGTCCTGCTCTATTTCGATCCTTTGATTTAATTATCTGACTTATGTCGCTCCATACCATCCGTCCGGTCCCCACCAGAAGCAGTGTGCCTGTTATTATCCTAACCATATTGTATAAAAAGCCATCAGCTTCCACTACTAACTCTATTATTTCATCAATAGTGTTTAGCTCTAAGCGCTTAATCGTCCTCACAGACGACGTCACACTACCGCCTGCCGCTTTAAAAGCTGAAAAATCATGAGTGCCAACTAAAAGTTCAGCACCTCTTTTCATATGGTCAAGGTTTAATCTGTATCTAAAATGATATACATAATTTCTCAGCAAAGCTGAAGGTTGTTCGCTATTCAAGATATAATATCTGTATTCCTTGCTCAATGCGCTCTTTCGCGCATGAAAATCCTCATCAACTATTTCTGCACTTTTTACTACAATATCATCAGGCAATACACTGTTTAGCGCATAAGGTAGACGCTTTTCAGGTATCCTGACATTGCACTTAAAATTGGCTACCTGGCCCTTGGCGTGAACGCCAGCATCTGTCCTACCAGCCCCTATAAGATTAACATTTTCTCCTGTTATCTTTTTTATAGCTTTCAGCATCTCGCCTTGAATGGTATTCGCGTTGGTCTGGTATTGCCATCCATGATAATTGGTGCCATCGTATTCAATTATAAGCTTTATGTTATTCATAAGCTCACCACAAACCTATCCATCACTACCAGCAATATCATAACGATTGTAACAATAATCGCCACATAATCTCTTTTCTCAATGCGAAGCTGCCTCATTCTAGTCCTGTTTTCACCACCTCTGTAACACCTGGCTTCCATAGCCATAGCCAGTTCATCAGCTCTTCTAAAAGCGTTTA from Caldanaerobius fijiensis DSM 17918 includes these protein-coding regions:
- the rpsI gene encoding 30S ribosomal protein S9, which gives rise to MEGGKILALTYYGVGRRKKSVARVRLYPGTGNIIVNDRPVDEYFTTYTQRYIVRQPLVVTNLADKFDVSAKVVGGGLTGQADAIRLGIARSLLMADETLRPVLKKYKLLTRDPRMKERKKYGLKKARKAPQFSKR
- the rplM gene encoding 50S ribosomal protein L13 — translated: MKTYLAKPNEIEKKWYLVDAKDKVLGRLASKIAVILMGKHKPVYTPHVDTGDFVVVVNADKIVLTGNKLKDKMYIRHTGYPGGLKKTSYEVLMEKNPEKALYLAVKRMLPKNRLARKMIKRLKIYRGPEHNHQAQKPEALDI
- the truA gene encoding tRNA pseudouridine(38-40) synthase TruA — encoded protein: MNNIKLIIEYDGTNYHGWQYQTNANTIQGEMLKAIKKITGENVNLIGAGRTDAGVHAKGQVANFKCNVRIPEKRLPYALNSVLPDDIVVKSAEIVDEDFHARKSALSKEYRYYILNSEQPSALLRNYVYHFRYRLNLDHMKRGAELLVGTHDFSAFKAAGGSVTSSVRTIKRLELNTIDEIIELVVEADGFLYNMVRIITGTLLLVGTGRMVWSDISQIIKSKDRNRAGPTVPPQGLYLYKVFY